The following coding sequences lie in one Arachis hypogaea cultivar Tifrunner chromosome 9, arahy.Tifrunner.gnm2.J5K5, whole genome shotgun sequence genomic window:
- the LOC112709628 gene encoding lysine-specific demethylase ELF6 translates to MGNVEIPNWLKVLPLAPEFRPTDTEFADPIAYISKIEKEASHYGICKIIPPLPKPSKKYVFSNLNKSLLKASELGPESDSLGCCNSSRTDSRDVGSNDRLLRAVFTTRQQELGQNVKKTSKGNIQNPLPGGQKQVWQSGEVYTLDQFESKSKSFAKSVLATVKEVSPLVIEAMFWKATSEKPIYIEYANDVPGSAFGESQGQFLYSHRRRRKRTYYKSRPHSSDSKQTEMDGIGDTQIDENKGASAKTHAEQCVQSQTASTVTLASNEVSQSSREKGSDAADDDMEGTAGWKLSNSPWNLQVIARSSGSLTRFMPDDIPGVTSPMVYIGMLFSWFAWHVEDHELHSLNFLHTGSAKTWYAVPGEYAFAFEDVIRSKAYGSSVDHLAALKLLGEKTTLISPEVVVASGIPCCRLIQNPGEFVVTFPRAYHVGFSHGFNCGEAANFGTPQWLTVAKEAAVRRAAMNYLPMLSHQQLLYLLTMSFISRVPRTLLPGVRSSRLRDRQKEEREFLVKKAFIEDMLQENKLLSTLLGKEATKQAVLWNADLLLGSSKDCSLPEVSAAETAMVDMPNTSLGDKIGHSLIDEMSLYMENLNGLYLDCDDLPSHFQTDSGALACVGCGILGFPFMTVVQPSEKWMETLPGQDCTLNSTAHSSVSGNDSVSELPAAKESPDQSFGCTNCWNMANKFLRPRIFCLEHAVQIVEMLQCKGGANVLIICHSDYEKIKAHARAVAEETHIAFDYNDVPLDTASPENLTLIDLAIDGEEYDECEDWTSNLGINLHHCVNARNKSPSKQAIWTLALGMLFSDKGPGSQFIAINWQSRRARSKRLHHLAPTKPKPSIAIQKREDDELEGRIDDSIARKKLIQYSRRKFKSNQNSYSGSSIVHELQEKSKIVSADSSGDHYKCGSKGELDADNFKSDCALPNASASIAVSPVDHEIRGTEFPNSISLNADTSQTSNSSPGHCFVNENVETEIENHTVQDLGIDGEKDDQSKNHHDTGVLETSGKEELGCQDNKYSRSLVNSTDRNVDVGCKCDSLDLDEELHRENPSACKSNNEEAASSSVSLANQPILASIDDALTELASESAKQCKVQDNNTIYEEPVSSNVARGNTRSEAILELGCSEVAVETCSQEENELKIQPNNRINEEDNSSPKTPLKEDINGSEDKLSQDMMTEQESCKLSNPVPRSNARKKRKTELDQITENQFSCNNFIRSPCEGLRPRATKIAPEKSEGDADQDDKENPKARRDRKPSEVPAADKNKKDDVEKPHRCDLDGCSMSFMTKGELQLHRRNLCPQKGCGKKFSSHKYALLHQRVHDDKRPLKCPWKGCTMSFKWAWARTEHIRVHTGEKPYKCKVEGCGLSFRFVSDFSRHRRKTGHYVKSD, encoded by the exons atgGGTAATGTTGAAATCCCCAATTGGCTCAAAGTGTTGCCACTGGCACCTGAATTTCGACCTACTGATACCGAATTCGCCGACCCGATTGCTTATATTTCAAAGATTGAGAAGGAAGCTAGCCACTATGGGATATGTAAGATTATACCACCATTGCCCAAGCCTTCAAAAAAGTACGTGTTTTCTAATTTGAATAAATCCCTCTTGAAGGCCTCTGAATTGGGTCCAGAGAGCGATTCTCTAGGTTGTTGTAATTCTTCGAGAACGGATTCTAGGGATGTTGGTAGTAATGATAGGTTGTTGAGGGCTGTCTTTACTACAAGGCAGCAAGAACTAGGGCAGAATGTGAAGAAAACCAGCAAAGGGAATATTCAGAATCCACTGCCAGGTGGTCAAAAACAAGTGTGGCAGAGTGGGGAAGTTTATACACTTGATCAGTTTGAGTCGAAATCGAAGTCCTTCGCTAAAAGTGTGCTGGCTACGGTGAAGGAAGTTTCTCCACTGGTTATAGAGGCTATGTTTTGGAAGGCAACATCAGAGAAGCCTATATATATTGAATATGCCAATGATGTGCCTGGGTCTGCTTTTGGGGAATCACAGGGTCAATTTCTTTATAGTCATAGAAGACGAAGAAAAAGGACTTATTATAAGAGTAGGCCACATAGCTCTGATTCTAAACAAACTGAAATGGATGGCATAGGAGATACCCAAATTGATGAGAATAAGGGTGCTTCTGCCAAAACTCATGCAGAACAATGTGTACAGTCCCAAACAGCTAGTACTGTGACACTTGCATCAAACGAAGTTTCACAATCTTCTAGGGAAAAGGGTTCAGATGCTGCTGATGATGATATGGAAGGCACTGCTGGTTGGAAGCTTTCAAacagtccatggaacttgcaagtTATTGCACGCTCATCTGGCTCGCTAACACGTTTCATGCCCGATGATATTCCTGGTGTTACTTCACCTATGGTATACATTGGTATGCTGTTCAGTTGGTTTGCTTGGCATGTGGAGGATCATGAGCTTCACAGCTTGAATTTCCTTCACACTGGCTCTGCAAAGACTTGGTATGCTGTTCCTGGAGAATATGCCTTTGCTTTTGAGGATGTCATCCGCTCTAAGGCATATGGTAGTAGTGTTGATCATTTAG CTGCTTTGAAACTTTTAGGTGAGAAAACAACTCTTATATCACCTGAAGTAGTTGTTGCATCTGGGATTCCTTGTTGCAG GTTAATACAGAATCCTGGTGAATTTGTTGTGACTTTTCCAAGGGCTTACCATGTTGGATTCAGCCATG GTTTTAACTGTGGGGAGGCTGCTAACTTTGGAACTCCGCAGTGGCTTACCGTAGCTAAGGAAGCTGCTGTGCGTAGAGCTGCTATGAATTATCTTCCAATGCTCTCGCATCAGCAACTGCTTTACTTGCTGACCATGTCTTTTATTTCTAG AGTACCAAGAACATTATTACCTGGTGTGCGTAGTTCTCGTCTAAGAGACCGTCAGAAGGAAGAAAGAGAGTTTTTAGTAAAAAAGGCTTTTATAGAAGATATGCTGCAGGAAAACAAACTTCTATCCACTCTTCTTGGAAAGGAAGCAACTAAACAAGCTGTTTTATGGAATGCCGATTTACTACTAGGTTCTAGCAAAGATTGTTCATTACCTGAAGTTTCTGCTGCTGAAACGGCCATGGTGGACATGCCAAATACTAGTTTGGGAGATAAGATTGGTCATAGTCTGATTGACGAGATGAGTTTGTATATGGAGAATCTGAATGGTCTATATCTTGATTGTGATGATCTTCCATCTCACTTCCAAACTGATTCAGGGGCATTGGCTTGTGTGGGCTGTGGAATCCTTGGTTTTCCATTTATGACTGTGGTACAACCATCTGAGAAATGGATGGAAACTCTTCCTGGTCAAGATTGCACTCTCAACTCTACTGCTCATAGCTCAGTCTCTG GTAATGACTCTGTTTCTGAACTTCCTGCTGCAAAGGAGTCACCAGATCAATCATTTGGTTGTACTAATTGTTGGAACATGGCTAATAAATTTTTGAGGCCTCGGATTTTCTGCCTGGAACATGCAGTTCAGATAGTGGAGATGTTGCAGTGCAAAGGCGGGGCCAATGTGCTTATTATATGCCATTCAG ACTATGAGAAGATAAAGGCACATGCCAGGGCAGTTGCAGAAGAGACACACATTGCATTTGATTATAACGATGTTCCATTAGATACTGCATCCCCAGAAAATTTGACTCTCATTGACCTGGCAATTGATGGTGAGGAATATGATGAATGCGAAGACTGGACATCTAACTTGGGAATTAATCTGCACCATTGTGTTAATGCAAGAAATAAATCTCCATCTAAACAAGCTATTTGGACCCTGGCATTGGGCATGCTGTTCTCTGATAAAGGTCCTGGTTCACAATTTATAGCTATAAATTGGCAGTCTCGAAGAGCTCGCTCCAAAAGATTACATCATCTAGCTCCAACGAAACCTAAACCCAGTATTGCCATTCAGAAAAGGGAAGATGATGAGTTGGAGGGAAGAATAGATGATTCTATTGCCAGAAAGAAGTTAATTCAATATTCAAGAAGGAAGTTCAAGTCCAACCAAAATTCTTATTCTGGATCAAGCATTGTCCATGAATTGCAAGAGAAGTCCAAGATTGTGTCGGCTGATTCGAGTGGGGATCATTATAAATGTGGTTCTAAAGGGGAGCTTGATGCTGATAATTTCAAAAGCGATTGTGCTTTGCCAAATGCATCTGCTTCCATTGCAGTGTCTCCAGTGGATCATGAAATTCGGGGTACTGAATTTCCCAATAGCATTAGCTTGAACGCTGATACCTCACAAACTTCTAATTCCTCTCCAGGTCATTGTTTCGTGAATGAAAATGTTGAAACTGAGATTGAGAATCACACCGTGCAGGATTTAGGAATAGATGGAGAAAAAGATGATCAATCTAAGAATCATCATGATACTGGTGTTTTGGAAACGAGTGGCAAGGAGGAGCTTGGGTGTCAGGACAATAAATATTCTAGATCACTTGTGAATTCGACGGACAGAAATGTCGACGTTGGTTGTAAATGTGATAGCTTGGATTTGGATGAAGAATTGCATCGAGAGAATCCATCTGCCTGCAAAAGCAACAATGAAGAAGCTGCTTCATCTAGTGTCTCATTGGCAAATCAACCTATACTTGCCTCTATAGATGACGCATTAACTGAATTGGCTTCGGAGTCTGCAAAGCAGTGCAAGGTCCAAGATAATAATACAATTTACGAGGAACCTGTTTCTAGTAATGTTGCAAGAGGCAATACTAGAAGTGAAGCCATCTTGGAGTTAGGATGTTCTGAAGTTGCAGTAGAAACTTGTTCTCAAGAAGAAAATGAATTGAAAATCCAGCCAAATAATAGAATTAATGAGGAAGATAACTCGAGTCCCAAGACACCATTAAAGGAAGATATTAATGGAAGTGAAGATAAATTGTCACAAGATATGATGACAGAGCAGGAAAGCTGTAAGTTGAGTAATCCGGTTCCCAGATCAAATGCTCGGAAGAAAAGAAAGACGGAACTGGACCAGATAACAGAGAATCAATTCAGCTGCAACAACTTTATTCGAAGTCCGTGTGAAGGTCTGAGGCCAAGAGCTACGAAGATTGCCCCTGAGAAAAGTGAGGGAGATGCCGACCAAGATGACAAGGAGAATCCGAAGGCTAGAAGGGACCGGAAACCTTCTGAAGTTCCAGCTGCAGACAAGAACAAAAAAGACGATGTTGAAAAGCCCCACAGGTGTGACCTTGATGGTTGCAGTATGAGTTTCATGACAAAGGGTGAGTTACAGTTGCACAGGCGTAACCTTTGCCCTCAGAAAGGGTGTGGCAAGAAGTTCAGCTCCCACAAATACGCTCTCCTTCATCAGCGTGTTCATGATGACAAGAGGCCCCTCAAGTGCCCATGGAAAGGTTGTACCATGTCATTCAAGTGGGCATGGGCAAGGACGGAGCACATACGGGTGCACACTGGGGAGAAGCCCTATAAATGCAAGGTCGAGGGGTGCGGCCTTTCTTTCAGGTTTGTATCGGATTTTAGCCGGCACAGGAGAAAAACAGGTCACTACGTGAAATCGGAttga